The Nostoc punctiforme PCC 73102 genome includes a region encoding these proteins:
- a CDS encoding double zinc ribbon domain-containing protein codes for MIVTEHSTRPLGEEGLANYVQRLRGQLSLTQKELSFKAGIHIQTIRKIEGGQTNRLNQKAKGGLAAALGIPPEYLDAAAKKVSPETITTLKFCPKCWTPGTTPDQMWTDLRSKYCFACGTALRNRCVSCNEPIMSLKFKFCPYCGANYKQNQTTS; via the coding sequence ATGATTGTAACAGAACATTCAACGCGACCATTGGGAGAAGAAGGGCTTGCTAATTACGTCCAGAGATTGCGAGGTCAGCTTTCTTTAACCCAAAAAGAGTTGAGTTTCAAAGCGGGAATACATATCCAGACCATCCGCAAAATTGAGGGTGGACAAACTAATAGACTCAATCAAAAGGCTAAAGGCGGTCTAGCTGCTGCGTTGGGAATACCACCGGAGTACCTAGATGCGGCAGCGAAGAAAGTCTCTCCAGAAACAATAACTACGTTAAAATTTTGTCCTAAATGTTGGACTCCAGGAACTACCCCTGACCAAATGTGGACAGATTTACGGTCGAAGTATTGCTTTGCTTGTGGCACAGCTTTACGAAATCGCTGTGTTAGTTGCAATGAACCAATTATGTCATTGAAATTTAAATTCTGCCCTTACTGTGGTGCGAATTATAAACAAAATCAAACTACTTCTTAA
- a CDS encoding tyrosine-type recombinase/integrase — protein MMTLAALATKFLERPGLAKSTLRSYQSTIIPLLKEYGRWSIEIIDRQVLMEYLNHLTDVSYTTHHRHQAVITALFSFAVDMEYLKSNPVAGLRRRKPSREQGEHATDEAVRYLTPYQLSILYRVIKKDVRLSALVRLLHTSGARIAEVLALNLDEIDLKARKFQVVGKGNKQRWCFYSEVALNSLNHYIEYYRHPKHPALFTAQQPKTLEVSRLSYRMAHKSWIKLIRDSPELQEIRIHDLRHTFATERVGLMGIEELRALMGHESIQTTLRYQKVTSQRAEIVAQLALKNLPNFSE, from the coding sequence ATGATGACTTTAGCAGCTTTAGCCACCAAGTTTTTAGAACGTCCAGGACTAGCCAAAAGTACTCTGCGTTCATATCAGTCTACGATTATCCCCTTGCTCAAGGAGTACGGTCGATGGTCAATAGAAATCATCGACAGACAAGTTTTGATGGAATATCTCAATCATTTAACTGATGTTTCCTATACGACCCACCACCGTCATCAAGCTGTAATCACGGCTTTGTTCAGTTTTGCTGTTGATATGGAATATCTCAAATCCAATCCGGTTGCGGGTCTCAGAAGACGTAAACCCAGTCGAGAACAAGGAGAACACGCTACTGATGAGGCTGTGCGTTACCTTACTCCATACCAATTAAGTATCCTGTATCGTGTCATCAAAAAAGATGTTCGTTTGTCTGCATTGGTGCGTTTGTTGCATACTAGTGGCGCTAGGATTGCTGAGGTACTAGCTCTAAATTTAGATGAGATAGACCTCAAAGCCCGAAAATTTCAGGTTGTTGGGAAAGGCAACAAGCAACGGTGGTGTTTTTACAGTGAAGTAGCACTCAATAGTCTAAATCACTACATTGAATATTATAGACATCCTAAGCATCCAGCCCTGTTTACTGCTCAACAGCCAAAGACTTTGGAAGTATCCCGGCTTTCTTACCGCATGGCGCATAAATCCTGGATTAAGCTCATCAGAGATAGTCCTGAACTCCAAGAAATTCGTATTCATGACCTACGGCACACTTTTGCTACAGAGCGAGTGGGATTAATGGGAATTGAAGAACTCAGGGCGCTCATGGGACATGAAAGCATTCAGACAACATTACGGTATCAAAAAGTAACGTCGCAACGTGCAGAAATTGTGGCACAATTGGCGTTGAAAAACCTACCAAATTTTTCTGAATAA